A single window of Bradyrhizobium daqingense DNA harbors:
- a CDS encoding surface carbohydrate biosynthesis protein: MRIGLVVDHPKRDLPGAVMLGYQLARRGVSVALVPMYEQAVDVPRLGLNALVANYARPVNLDLMRSFAGAGLPLYVLDTEGGVLATTGGNSPPAMAAHIKASGYADILTGYFFWGSRLHDAFLAAGTMKPEQLHLTGCPRFDFAAARWRALLDGEPRGYLLVNANFPLVNSRFTSTPGGEREAMVRSGWDGAYVDRFIAELKQVFANYLAEIGRLAAARPDRSILVRPHPFESEEVYRNALSRHANVRIDGAGSVLDRIRNAVAVVHLNCGTAVESVLLGKLPLQLEYLNTPTTAGHAALPARVSRKVASFDELLGAIDHIERETESFDFAGVHAADIEAFFHLNDGQAAERVADVLTGTTTARRPYVSLLATVTGTRARPSVGQIVKGAASAALGSAITERLRSQFNPARRDKRIEPALVETLLHRIASHDRANPSQFTAQRARCVTTGLPLASIAIEHIR; the protein is encoded by the coding sequence TTGCGCATAGGCCTGGTGGTCGATCACCCCAAGCGTGACCTGCCGGGGGCAGTCATGCTTGGTTATCAACTCGCCCGGCGCGGCGTCTCGGTCGCGCTGGTGCCGATGTACGAGCAGGCCGTCGATGTGCCGCGGCTCGGGCTGAACGCGCTGGTCGCCAACTATGCGCGCCCGGTCAATCTCGACCTGATGCGCAGCTTTGCCGGAGCCGGCCTCCCGCTGTATGTGCTCGACACCGAGGGCGGCGTGCTCGCGACGACGGGCGGCAATTCGCCGCCGGCGATGGCCGCACATATCAAGGCCAGCGGCTACGCCGACATCCTGACCGGCTATTTCTTCTGGGGCAGCCGGCTGCACGATGCCTTTCTGGCGGCCGGAACCATGAAGCCGGAGCAGCTTCATCTCACCGGATGCCCCCGCTTCGATTTCGCGGCAGCCCGCTGGCGCGCGCTGCTCGACGGCGAACCGCGCGGCTATCTGCTCGTCAACGCCAACTTCCCGCTGGTCAATTCGCGCTTTACGAGCACGCCGGGCGGCGAACGCGAGGCGATGGTACGGTCCGGCTGGGACGGCGCCTATGTCGATCGCTTCATCGCCGAACTGAAGCAGGTCTTCGCCAACTATCTCGCCGAGATCGGCCGGCTCGCCGCGGCGCGGCCGGACCGCAGCATTCTCGTGCGCCCGCACCCCTTCGAGAGCGAGGAGGTTTATCGCAACGCGCTCTCGCGCCATGCCAACGTCCGGATCGACGGCGCCGGCAGCGTGCTCGACCGCATCCGCAATGCGGTTGCGGTCGTCCATCTCAACTGCGGCACGGCCGTCGAATCGGTACTGCTCGGAAAGCTGCCGCTTCAGCTCGAATATTTGAACACGCCGACCACCGCCGGCCATGCCGCGCTGCCGGCGCGCGTAAGCCGGAAGGTCGCCTCGTTCGACGAGCTGCTTGGCGCCATCGATCACATCGAGCGCGAGACCGAGAGTTTCGATTTCGCGGGCGTTCACGCCGCCGATATCGAGGCCTTCTTCCATCTCAACGACGGGCAAGCCGCCGAGCGTGTCGCCGACGTTCTGACCGGCACAACGACTGCGCGCCGGCCCTACGTCTCGCTGCTTGCAACCGTGACGGGGACGCGCGCCAGGCCGAGCGTCGGCCAAATCGTCAAGGGCGCAGCCAGCGCGGCACTCGGCTCGGCCATCACCGAGCGGCTGCGGAGCCAATTCAATCCGGCCCGGCGTGACAAGCGGATCGAGCCTGCTCTCGTCGAGACCTTGCTTCATCGCATCGCAAGTCATGATCGCGCGAACCCGTCGCAGTTCACCGCTCAACGCGCGCGCTGCGTGACGACCGGGCTGCCGCTCGCGAGCATTGCGATCGAACACATTCGATAG
- a CDS encoding capsule biosynthesis protein, giving the protein MATAAKTILITTLAEYQTRFWIPVAQRLRMAGHDVELLAFDDRSAEMSVAEGVPVTNMYREGLKAGPSPEDRKAFDARVSSYGLDGTNFLFSHERFTFGIKDTSALRRRFMIYANAMEAVLDRLEAQDRQAELVQELGGFLSVIASFHAARRRGIRNWFIEPSFFRGRMYFTPNSFSAPDVMAGPADSVSAEVRAYLDETLTQRAIVIPKKDQHHYSAAFKKVLNVRNAHRLAEKLWDQFALGKHQEFGHNLRHARVHAAMALNATRLRKLYRPLPEAPFVYYPFHVPADMALTLRSPDYLDQVATVDFLLRTIPDSHVLVVKEHPAQIGAISAARLFELAGRFDNFVLLPPQTNNYTVLNRADAVVSVNSKSGAEALLLGKPVVVMGDAFYRSCPLVYAVDRLADVPARLREALAGGAFDPARGAPYFESAWRRSHPGELYISDPKLLDTFAASLRAAISEPPSAK; this is encoded by the coding sequence ATGGCAACAGCAGCAAAGACCATTCTCATCACCACCCTGGCCGAATACCAGACCCGATTCTGGATTCCGGTCGCGCAGCGGCTGCGCATGGCGGGACACGACGTCGAGCTGCTTGCCTTCGACGATCGCAGCGCCGAAATGTCGGTCGCCGAAGGCGTGCCGGTGACGAACATGTATCGGGAGGGCCTCAAAGCCGGTCCTTCACCCGAGGATCGCAAGGCGTTCGATGCGCGCGTCTCCTCTTACGGTCTCGATGGAACCAACTTCCTGTTCAGCCACGAGCGCTTCACCTTCGGAATCAAGGACACGAGCGCGCTCCGCCGGCGCTTCATGATCTATGCCAACGCGATGGAAGCGGTGCTCGACCGGCTCGAGGCGCAGGACCGGCAGGCCGAACTGGTCCAGGAGCTCGGCGGCTTCCTATCCGTCATCGCAAGCTTCCACGCCGCAAGGCGCAGGGGCATCCGCAACTGGTTCATCGAGCCGTCGTTCTTCCGCGGCCGGATGTATTTCACGCCGAATAGCTTTTCCGCACCCGACGTGATGGCTGGGCCCGCGGACTCGGTGTCCGCCGAGGTGCGTGCCTATTTGGATGAGACGCTGACGCAGCGCGCGATCGTCATCCCCAAGAAAGATCAGCATCACTATTCGGCGGCATTCAAGAAGGTCCTCAATGTGCGCAATGCACATCGTCTCGCCGAGAAGCTCTGGGACCAGTTCGCCCTCGGAAAGCACCAGGAGTTCGGGCACAATCTGCGTCACGCCCGCGTGCACGCGGCAATGGCCCTCAACGCGACGCGGCTGCGCAAGCTCTACCGGCCGCTGCCCGAAGCTCCCTTCGTCTATTACCCCTTCCACGTTCCGGCCGACATGGCACTGACGCTGCGTTCGCCGGACTATCTCGATCAGGTCGCGACCGTCGATTTTCTGCTCCGCACGATCCCGGATTCGCATGTGCTCGTGGTCAAGGAACATCCCGCGCAGATTGGGGCGATCTCGGCCGCCCGCCTGTTCGAGCTCGCGGGCCGGTTCGACAATTTCGTGCTGCTGCCGCCGCAGACCAACAATTACACCGTGCTCAATCGCGCCGACGCCGTCGTCTCCGTCAACAGCAAGTCGGGCGCCGAAGCACTCCTGCTCGGCAAGCCGGTCGTGGTGATGGGCGATGCATTCTACCGTTCCTGCCCTCTTGTTTATGCGGTCGATCGTCTGGCCGACGTGCCCGCGCGGCTGCGCGAAGCGCTCGCTGGCGGAGCCTTCGATCCCGCGAGGGGTGCGCCCTATTTCGAGTCGGCCTGGCGCCGCTCTCATCCGGGCGAGCTCTATATCAGCGATCCCAAGCTGCTCGACACGTTTGCTGCCTCCTTGCGCGCGGCAATCTCCGAGCCGCCCAGCGCGAAGTGA
- a CDS encoding glycosyltransferase family 2 protein, whose translation MPLVSIITPSWNVESLIEETIRSVQSQTFADWELLIADDCSTDATPAIIAAMGERDPRVKLMRQVKNGGPALARQASIDAAQGRYLAFLDSDDLWLPEKLERQLAFAKQKQAAVSYTAFRRINETNTVTGRLIEVPASLTYDQLLKNTAIATLTAMVDREISGSIAMKNEGYDDFCLWLSILKRGHTAYGLNEDLARYRVRGSSVSSRPMRSAKWVWQIYRNVEHLSPIRSAWCFAHWGARAWLKRREF comes from the coding sequence ATGCCGCTCGTCTCGATCATCACCCCGTCCTGGAACGTCGAAAGTCTGATCGAGGAGACGATCCGCTCGGTGCAGAGCCAGACATTCGCCGATTGGGAGCTCCTGATCGCGGACGACTGCTCGACGGACGCCACGCCGGCCATCATCGCGGCGATGGGCGAGCGCGATCCGCGCGTCAAGCTGATGCGGCAGGTCAAAAACGGTGGCCCGGCGCTCGCGCGTCAGGCCTCGATCGACGCCGCCCAAGGCCGTTATCTTGCCTTCCTCGACAGCGACGATCTGTGGCTGCCCGAAAAGCTCGAGCGGCAGCTTGCCTTCGCGAAACAGAAGCAGGCTGCCGTCAGCTATACCGCCTTCCGTCGTATCAACGAGACCAACACGGTCACCGGCAGGCTGATCGAGGTGCCGGCCTCGCTCACCTACGACCAGCTCCTGAAGAACACCGCGATCGCGACGCTGACTGCGATGGTCGACCGCGAGATCTCAGGTTCCATCGCGATGAAGAACGAGGGCTATGACGATTTCTGCCTGTGGCTCTCGATCCTCAAGCGTGGCCACACCGCATACGGTCTCAACGAGGATCTGGCGCGCTACCGCGTAAGGGGTTCTTCCGTCTCCAGCCGTCCGATGCGCTCGGCCAAATGGGTCTGGCAGATCTACCGCAATGTCGAACACCTCTCGCCGATCAGGTCCGCTTGGTGTTTTGCGCATTGGGGGGCGCGAGCCTGGCTGAAGCGGCGGGAGTTCTAG
- a CDS encoding DUF6056 family protein, protein MLCLFALTLLSAPEHDDFCFAELYARHGFVHTVSLFYHAQSGRILALWLTQLPPAISAATGISLLSAYSLTMAANAGLFLTATALATVRAWPRAGALQLAFLTLAFASAVVGAAPSVRDLLYWLSSVTCYVPSALITILILGECVRALDGQTRFSWLLTLSMALSGFAAALGNEFTGPWLILIVLASVGARHLFGQQRQILHHILIAAAIAVAWIIVVSASGNSTRMGQLPNSGHPIWSIFQALVDSLGGLGRLLREPAIVAWLAAVGLIALAEPDPSVQAPQKSKLLALGTIAICLACCYFAYFAHRYATGMRLVERAQNPALILLLFGSTLGVKLVVSAYRPQLRERLAASRFRGLLGPVGMPAGLILLTVAALCLSSTAFQLRAQWQDLYPYWRESVERHIHLTTSPEPAIALPRHKWTPSLLMTADVTANADRLPNDCIARYYHKTAVYAADTAR, encoded by the coding sequence TTGCTGTGCCTGTTTGCGCTGACCCTGCTCAGCGCACCCGAGCATGACGATTTCTGCTTCGCGGAGCTGTACGCACGCCACGGCTTCGTCCACACCGTTTCGCTCTTCTATCATGCGCAATCAGGCCGGATCCTCGCCCTCTGGCTGACCCAGCTTCCACCAGCAATCTCCGCCGCGACGGGAATCAGCCTGTTGTCGGCCTATTCACTGACGATGGCAGCAAATGCCGGACTGTTCCTGACTGCGACGGCTCTCGCCACGGTCCGCGCCTGGCCGCGCGCCGGCGCGCTCCAATTGGCCTTCCTCACACTTGCGTTTGCGAGCGCGGTGGTCGGCGCAGCGCCCAGCGTTCGGGATCTGCTCTATTGGTTGTCGTCCGTGACCTGCTACGTCCCGTCGGCTCTGATCACCATCCTAATCCTCGGGGAGTGCGTCCGGGCGCTGGACGGGCAGACGCGTTTTTCGTGGCTGCTCACTCTCTCGATGGCGCTGAGCGGATTCGCGGCTGCTCTTGGCAATGAATTCACCGGACCCTGGCTCATCCTGATCGTCTTGGCCTCCGTCGGCGCGCGCCATCTCTTCGGCCAGCAACGCCAGATCCTGCATCATATCCTGATCGCTGCAGCCATCGCCGTCGCCTGGATCATCGTCGTATCGGCCAGCGGCAACAGCACGCGCATGGGACAGCTCCCGAACAGCGGCCACCCGATCTGGTCCATCTTCCAGGCGCTTGTCGACTCGCTCGGCGGTTTGGGGCGCTTGCTGCGCGAGCCTGCCATCGTCGCCTGGCTCGCCGCTGTCGGTCTCATTGCATTGGCCGAGCCGGACCCGTCGGTCCAAGCACCGCAAAAGAGCAAGCTGTTGGCACTCGGCACGATCGCGATCTGCCTCGCGTGCTGTTATTTCGCATATTTCGCGCATCGTTATGCGACCGGCATGCGGCTGGTCGAACGGGCGCAGAACCCGGCACTGATCCTGCTGCTGTTCGGATCGACGCTGGGCGTCAAGCTGGTCGTCAGCGCCTACCGTCCGCAATTGCGCGAACGTCTAGCTGCGAGCAGGTTCCGCGGCCTGCTCGGTCCGGTCGGGATGCCAGCGGGCCTGATACTCCTCACGGTCGCTGCGCTGTGCCTGAGCTCGACGGCATTTCAGCTGCGCGCGCAATGGCAGGACCTGTACCCATACTGGCGCGAGAGTGTCGAACGGCACATCCATCTGACAACGAGCCCCGAGCCGGCTATCGCGCTTCCCCGGCACAAATGGACACCGTCGCTGCTGATGACCGCCGACGTGACCGCCAACGCCGACAGATTGCCCAACGACTGCATCGCCAGATATTATCACAAGACCGCCGTCTACGCCGCCGACACCGCGCGGTGA
- a CDS encoding glycosyltransferase family 2 protein: MKTISVITPCYNEQLNVRDCYEAIRQIFDRDLQGYRREHIFCDNASDDRTLEILREIAAQDPAVKVIVNARNFGPLRNTYNGVMASSGDAVLLFMPADLQDPPELLPEFVKLWEAGNEIVYGIRAVREESRLMRGLRDAYYRVLTRFSELKVPPGVGDFQLVDRRVVEAMRHVRDAYPFMRMMTFECGGRMVGVPYTWRERKKGFSKNRASALIDQGLNGLVSFTTAPVRFGLFAGFLISALSIGYAIVNFVIGLVLYRQLAEPGIITLIVAMFFFGGVQLFFMGMIGEYVLAIYGQVREKPVVFERERVNFDPPPPSGA, encoded by the coding sequence GTGAAAACAATCAGCGTCATCACGCCCTGCTACAACGAACAGCTGAACGTCAGGGATTGCTATGAGGCGATCCGGCAGATCTTCGACCGCGACCTCCAGGGCTATCGGCGCGAGCACATCTTCTGCGACAACGCCTCCGACGACCGCACGCTGGAGATCCTGCGAGAGATCGCCGCACAGGATCCCGCGGTGAAGGTCATCGTCAACGCGCGCAATTTCGGGCCGCTGCGCAATACCTACAACGGGGTGATGGCGAGCAGTGGCGACGCCGTCCTCCTGTTCATGCCGGCAGACCTCCAGGATCCACCCGAACTGCTCCCCGAATTCGTCAAGCTATGGGAAGCCGGCAACGAGATCGTCTACGGCATCCGCGCCGTGCGCGAGGAAAGCCGCCTGATGCGCGGGCTGCGCGATGCCTATTACCGCGTGCTGACCAGGTTCTCCGAGCTTAAGGTGCCCCCGGGAGTCGGTGACTTCCAGCTCGTCGACCGGCGCGTCGTCGAAGCCATGCGTCACGTCCGTGACGCCTATCCGTTCATGCGGATGATGACGTTCGAGTGCGGCGGCCGCATGGTCGGCGTGCCCTACACCTGGCGCGAGCGCAAGAAGGGTTTTTCGAAGAACCGCGCCAGCGCGCTGATCGACCAGGGCCTCAACGGGCTGGTGTCCTTCACCACGGCCCCGGTCCGTTTCGGCCTGTTCGCAGGTTTTCTGATCTCGGCCCTGAGTATCGGCTATGCCATCGTCAACTTCGTGATCGGCCTCGTTCTGTACCGGCAGCTCGCCGAGCCCGGCATCATCACGCTGATCGTCGCCATGTTCTTCTTCGGCGGCGTGCAGTTGTTCTTCATGGGCATGATCGGCGAATACGTGCTCGCGATCTACGGACAGGTGCGCGAGAAGCCCGTGGTGTTCGAGCGCGAGCGCGTCAATTTCGATCCGCCGCCGCCCTCTGGTGCGTGA
- a CDS encoding transketolase family protein, with translation MRTTFIESLSQAASENPDIWLLCGDLGYSVLEPFAAKFPDRYLNVGVAEQNMAGIAAGIALSGKTVFIYSIGNFPTLRCLEQLRNDVCYHGADVKVVAVGAGYAYGSQGYTHHALEDAGIMSMLPGIEVFVPCDPMEVRAATRLIAGSGKPSYLRLSRQGEPNLGAAVTDLRKPRVLRDGREVVILASGPIASRALEAADELAGRGRDVGVVSVSCLKPLDEAAIRDTVRGASLVVTLEEHILRGGLFSLVAGAFAGDAQRPPVTGLGIPEQGGKTSQAGSREALLDAAGLSVQAIVARIEQSLAAR, from the coding sequence ATGAGGACCACGTTCATCGAGAGCCTGTCGCAGGCTGCGAGCGAGAATCCCGACATCTGGCTGCTCTGCGGCGATCTCGGCTATTCCGTGCTGGAGCCTTTTGCGGCAAAGTTTCCCGACCGCTACCTCAATGTCGGCGTCGCCGAGCAGAACATGGCAGGGATAGCCGCCGGCATCGCGCTGTCGGGCAAGACGGTCTTCATCTACTCCATCGGCAATTTCCCGACGTTGCGCTGCCTCGAGCAGCTGCGCAACGACGTCTGCTACCACGGCGCCGATGTCAAGGTGGTGGCGGTGGGTGCCGGCTACGCCTATGGCAGCCAGGGCTACACGCACCATGCGTTGGAGGACGCAGGCATCATGTCGATGCTGCCGGGCATCGAGGTGTTCGTGCCCTGCGATCCCATGGAGGTGCGGGCCGCGACGCGTCTGATCGCTGGAAGCGGCAAACCGTCCTATCTACGGCTCAGCCGGCAGGGTGAGCCCAATCTCGGGGCCGCCGTGACCGACCTGCGCAAGCCGCGTGTGCTGCGCGACGGACGTGAGGTCGTCATCCTCGCGTCGGGGCCGATCGCCTCGCGCGCGCTGGAGGCGGCCGACGAGCTCGCCGGGCGCGGCAGGGACGTGGGTGTGGTCAGCGTTTCCTGCTTGAAGCCGCTCGACGAGGCCGCGATCCGCGACACCGTGCGTGGTGCATCGCTGGTCGTGACGCTGGAGGAGCACATTCTGCGCGGCGGGCTGTTCAGCCTCGTGGCGGGCGCGTTCGCGGGCGATGCGCAGCGGCCGCCGGTCACGGGTCTTGGCATTCCCGAGCAGGGCGGCAAGACCTCGCAGGCGGGATCACGCGAGGCGCTGCTCGACGCGGCCGGCCTGTCGGTGCAGGCCATCGTCGCACGGATCGAGCAGTCGCTGGCTGCGCGCTGA
- a CDS encoding transketolase: MVHAAKASHIGGCLSMADILAVLYTRILRVDPADPQSPNRDRFVLSKGHATAIMYATLAECGFFSLAELDTYCRDGSIFTGHVSHAVPGVEVSTGSLGHGLPIAIGMALAARSAGGGSRVFCLLSDGECDEGSNWEGILFAPHHKLDNLCVVVDFNKIQSFGSVAEVLNLDPFAEKWRSFGWRVEEIDGHDLDALERVLGTVPAPSGLPTVVIAHTVKGKGVSFMENKLEWHYRSPSDELLAQALAEVGA; encoded by the coding sequence ATGGTGCACGCTGCCAAGGCGTCCCATATCGGCGGCTGCCTCTCGATGGCGGACATCCTTGCAGTGCTGTACACGCGCATCCTGCGTGTCGATCCTGCAGATCCGCAAAGCCCGAACCGCGATCGCTTCGTGCTCAGCAAGGGCCACGCCACCGCGATCATGTACGCGACGCTTGCCGAATGCGGTTTCTTTTCCCTCGCCGAGCTCGACACCTATTGCCGCGATGGATCGATCTTCACCGGTCACGTCAGCCATGCGGTGCCCGGCGTCGAGGTCTCGACCGGCTCGCTCGGCCATGGCCTGCCGATCGCGATCGGCATGGCCCTGGCGGCGCGTTCGGCAGGCGGCGGCAGCCGCGTGTTCTGCCTGCTCAGCGACGGCGAATGCGACGAGGGCTCGAACTGGGAGGGCATCCTGTTCGCGCCCCACCACAAGCTCGACAACCTCTGTGTCGTCGTGGACTTCAACAAAATCCAGAGCTTTGGCTCGGTCGCCGAGGTGCTCAACCTCGATCCCTTCGCGGAGAAGTGGCGATCGTTCGGCTGGCGGGTCGAGGAGATCGACGGCCACGACCTCGACGCGCTCGAGCGCGTCCTCGGCACGGTGCCAGCACCATCGGGCCTGCCGACCGTCGTGATCGCCCATACCGTGAAGGGCAAGGGCGTGAGCTTCATGGAGAACAAGCTCGAATGGCACTACCGCTCGCCCTCGGATGAGCTGCTCGCGCAGGCGCTGGCCGAGGTCGGTGCATGA
- a CDS encoding NAD-dependent epimerase/dehydratase family protein, producing MAIGTWDIDAPRVVIYPGAMRIFVTGASGFLGSYLVADLVARGHEVAVLLRPTSSDWRLGEVRDRLHVVAGGLDDLDGLRRALGAFGPEAVVHMAWRGVAGAERNSPVQAVNVADTVGLAEIAVEVGARIFVGAGSQAEYGPYDRAIREDDAARPTTLYGMAKLAAGSMALRLCEERGLRAAWLRIFSTYGPKDADHWLIPSMIRNLRSGQHMALTACEQRWGFLHARDAASAFRLAITHDAASGIFNLGSPDAPPLRETVTRLRDLVDPGATLGFGELAYRPDQVMVLAADVSRTLALGWKPEVSLDEGLRETVNWHDATTPSRKLS from the coding sequence GTGGCAATCGGGACGTGGGACATTGACGCGCCCAGGGTCGTGATCTACCCGGGGGCCATGCGTATTTTCGTCACCGGCGCGAGCGGCTTTCTGGGCTCCTACTTGGTCGCCGACCTCGTGGCGCGGGGACACGAGGTGGCTGTCCTGTTGCGGCCAACAAGTTCCGATTGGCGCCTGGGGGAGGTTCGCGACCGCCTTCACGTCGTGGCGGGCGGTCTGGATGATCTGGATGGGCTGCGCAGAGCGTTGGGAGCTTTCGGGCCGGAGGCGGTCGTGCACATGGCCTGGCGCGGCGTCGCCGGCGCCGAGCGCAATAGCCCGGTTCAGGCCGTCAACGTCGCCGACACGGTCGGCCTCGCCGAAATCGCAGTCGAGGTCGGCGCCAGGATATTCGTCGGCGCTGGATCGCAGGCGGAATACGGGCCCTACGACCGCGCCATCCGCGAGGACGACGCCGCGCGACCGACGACGTTGTACGGCATGGCCAAGCTGGCGGCCGGATCGATGGCGCTGCGCTTGTGCGAGGAGCGGGGGCTGCGCGCGGCGTGGCTCAGGATCTTCTCGACCTACGGCCCGAAGGACGCGGATCACTGGCTGATCCCGAGCATGATCCGTAACCTGCGCTCCGGACAACACATGGCCCTCACGGCTTGCGAGCAGCGCTGGGGATTTTTGCACGCGCGCGACGCGGCGAGCGCCTTTCGGCTCGCCATCACGCATGATGCTGCGAGCGGCATCTTCAACCTCGGCAGTCCGGACGCGCCGCCGCTGCGTGAGACCGTGACGCGGTTGCGCGACCTCGTCGACCCAGGCGCGACGCTCGGCTTCGGCGAGTTGGCGTATCGGCCCGACCAAGTTATGGTCCTGGCTGCGGACGTTTCGCGCACGCTGGCGTTGGGCTGGAAGCCCGAAGTGTCGTTGGATGAAGGCCTACGCGAAACGGTAAACTGGCATGACGCGACCACCCCTTCCCGCAAATTGTCCTGA
- a CDS encoding sulfotransferase family protein encodes MSDFRLAMVSAGFEHGGNVTHRHFDGHPDLLVYPFESQLGNRNFNDFLASVERVQYRYPEFPEGLTAIELYEQMIDEELKTFLRKRNGSKFRDADCVLDEKKRVAEFARLVGEPPIFRRQVIEAFFRATFAAWENYYTKPRPGMVHVGYSPAIGIDADRMVRDFPNVRILHIVRNPFSAYRDTKRRPFPQPLTKYLITWNIYHSTVEMFAKMYPDNVRIFRYEDLVEDKRKFMTEAAGFIGVPFADSMLYPSWNGVEIKDSIAPWGTVLKSTKDYNQAVIQELSDEERKQIAQGTAALARHFGYDGIDYLSPLYRAE; translated from the coding sequence ATGAGTGACTTCAGGCTGGCCATGGTGTCCGCGGGCTTCGAGCACGGCGGCAACGTCACCCATCGTCATTTCGACGGCCATCCCGACCTCCTCGTCTATCCCTTCGAGTCGCAGCTCGGCAACCGCAATTTCAACGACTTCCTCGCCTCGGTCGAGCGCGTTCAATACCGCTATCCCGAATTCCCGGAAGGGCTGACGGCGATCGAACTCTACGAGCAGATGATCGACGAGGAACTGAAGACGTTCCTGCGCAAGCGCAACGGCTCCAAGTTCCGCGACGCGGATTGCGTGCTGGACGAGAAGAAGCGCGTCGCCGAATTCGCCCGGCTCGTCGGCGAGCCCCCGATCTTCCGCCGCCAGGTGATCGAGGCCTTCTTCCGCGCGACCTTCGCGGCCTGGGAGAACTACTACACCAAGCCGCGTCCCGGCATGGTCCATGTCGGCTACTCGCCCGCCATCGGCATCGACGCCGACCGCATGGTGCGCGACTTCCCCAACGTGCGCATCCTGCACATCGTGCGCAACCCGTTTTCGGCCTATCGCGACACCAAGCGCCGCCCCTTCCCGCAGCCGCTGACCAAATACCTGATCACCTGGAACATCTATCACTCCACGGTCGAGATGTTCGCGAAGATGTATCCGGACAACGTGCGCATCTTCCGCTACGAGGATCTCGTCGAGGACAAGCGCAAGTTCATGACCGAAGCCGCCGGCTTCATCGGCGTGCCCTTCGCGGACAGCATGCTTTATCCGAGCTGGAACGGTGTCGAGATCAAGGACTCCATCGCGCCCTGGGGAACCGTGCTCAAGAGCACCAAGGACTACAACCAGGCCGTCATCCAGGAGCTCTCGGATGAGGAGCGCAAGCAGATCGCACAGGGCACCGCGGCGCTGGCCCGCCATTTCGGCTACGACGGCATCGACTATCTGAGCCCGCTCTATCGTGCTGAGTAA
- a CDS encoding aminoglycoside phosphotransferase family protein, which produces MLSKIAFHEADHRPDIAAERACLLPALRQHLQSSGSDVTVAPVPDGTLGICFTADIIGEKRFMKTHLPGAAARGSLAKEAEILFQLYGETIVLDRFEIRLADETDRLCLMMPALAPLTGPMPSAVAAAMADALSERLNDLRPGRLASFEHYLASAERALKMLSERGLLKRASAAEMQRLIALLGDRLPDLPSALCHGDFGPKNIMLQAGEPRVIDWEDAFNGIAGYDYLYWLTFMENRPFLQRDAFGRTNLSQDVERAILALVVLLKSYLAVLSGAHLKHALSAEARIAEILDLPG; this is translated from the coding sequence GTGCTGAGTAAGATCGCCTTCCACGAAGCCGACCACCGCCCCGACATCGCCGCCGAACGCGCGTGCCTTCTGCCCGCACTGCGGCAGCATCTGCAATCATCAGGCAGCGACGTCACCGTTGCCCCTGTGCCGGACGGCACGCTCGGCATCTGCTTTACGGCGGACATTATCGGCGAAAAGCGGTTCATGAAGACGCATCTTCCGGGCGCGGCCGCACGCGGCAGCCTCGCCAAGGAAGCGGAGATCCTCTTCCAGCTCTACGGCGAGACGATTGTGCTCGACCGTTTCGAAATCCGGCTTGCGGACGAAACGGACCGGCTCTGCCTGATGATGCCCGCCCTCGCACCGCTGACCGGCCCGATGCCGTCCGCTGTTGCCGCCGCGATGGCGGACGCGCTCAGCGAGCGGCTCAACGACTTGCGGCCGGGTCGGCTTGCCTCGTTCGAGCACTATCTGGCATCCGCGGAACGGGCCCTGAAAATGCTGTCGGAGCGCGGTCTGTTGAAGCGGGCCAGCGCGGCCGAAATGCAGCGGCTGATCGCGTTGCTTGGAGATCGTCTTCCTGACCTGCCGAGCGCGCTCTGTCACGGCGATTTCGGGCCAAAGAACATCATGCTCCAGGCAGGCGAGCCACGCGTCATCGACTGGGAAGACGCATTCAACGGCATTGCCGGATACGACTATCTCTACTGGCTGACCTTCATGGAAAACCGGCCGTTCCTGCAGAGGGACGCCTTCGGCCGAACGAACCTTTCACAGGACGTCGAGCGCGCGATCCTCGCACTCGTCGTCCTGCTCAAATCTTATCTGGCGGTGCTGTCGGGCGCGCATTTGAAGCACGCGCTGTCGGCCGAGGCGCGCATTGCCGAGATTCTCGACCTGCCAGGCTGA